From the genome of Epinephelus moara isolate mb chromosome 10, YSFRI_EMoa_1.0, whole genome shotgun sequence, one region includes:
- the foxf2b gene encoding forkhead box protein F2 produces MTTETPQQQLDPPPPLRSSPASGALHPAMLSPQAATESSSTAIKGKKTSSGLRRPEKPPYSYIALIVMAIQSSPTKRLTLSEIYQFLQARFPFFRGSYQGWKNSVRHNLSLNECFIKLPKGLGRPGKGHYWTIDPGSEFMFEEGSFRRRPRGFRRKCQALKPMYRMMNGIGFGTSILPQSFDFQAPSATLACHSNSYNLDMMSNSMAGGYDGLSGGHHVPHMSPSPGSTYMASCPVPSNGEYGPDSSSSPVPSSPAMASALDGHSPYASTSAHWASSGGSPYIKQQPLTSSSPASSGLHSGMSPYSLEQSYLHQNGRDSHSSDISVGIPRYQSHSSVCDRKDFVLNFNGISSFHPSAGGSYYHHHHHHHPQSVCQDIKPCVM; encoded by the exons ATGACGACCGAGACCCCTCAGCAGCAGCTGGACCCTCCGCCTCCTCTGAGATCCAGCCCGGCGTCCGGCGCCTTGCACCCCGCCATGCTGAGCCCACAAGCCGCCACAGAAAGTTCGTCCACCGCCATTAAAGGAAAGAAGACGAGCTCTGGTTTACGGCGACCGGAAAAGCCCCCGTACTCCTATATTGCTCTCATCGTTATGGCAATACAGAGCTCTCCCACCAAACGACTGACACTCAGTGAGATCTACCAGTTTCTGCAGGCTCGCTTCCCATTCTTCAGGGGCTCATATCAGGGCTGGAAGAACTCGGTCCGGCATAATCTTTCGCTCAACGAATGCTTCATTAAGCTGCCCAAGGGGCTGGGCAGGCCGGGGAAAGGCCACTACTGGACCATCGATCCTGGCAGTGAGTTCATGTTCGAGGAAGGCTCGTTTCGTCGCAGACCCAGAGGCTTCAGAAGAAAATGCCAAGCTCTGAAGCCCATGTATCGGATGATGAACGGGATAGGCTTCGGCACCTCCATTCTCCCGCAGAGTTTTGACTTTCAAGCTCCATCCGCCACTCTCGCCTgtcacagcaacagctacaacTTGGACATGATGAGCAATTCAATGGCCGGGGGGTACGATGGGCTGAGCGGCGGCCACCACGTACCCCACATGTCCCCAAGCCCCGGCTCCACATACATGGCGAGCTGTCCTGTGCCGTCTAATGGGGAGTACGGAccggacagcagcagcagccccgTACCGTCCTCTCCAGCCATGGCCAGCGCGCTGGACGGCCACTCCCCGTACGCCAGTACATCCGCACACTGGGCGTCCTCCGGCGGGTCCCCCTACATCAAGCAGCAGCCTCTAACCTCCAGCAGCCCCGCATCCTCTGGTTTACACTCCGGCATGTCGCCTTATTCCCTGGAGCAGAGCTATCTCCACCAGAACGGCAGGGACAGCCACAGCAGTGACATATCAG TGGGGATTCCACGCTATCAGAGCCATTCCTCGGTGTGCGACAGGAAAGATTTTGTGTTAAACTTTAACGGCATCTCGTCCTTCCACCCCTCGGCTGGCGGATCCTACtatcaccatcaccaccaccaccatccccAGAGCGTCTGTCAGGACATCAAACCCTGCGTGATGTGA
- the LOC126396743 gene encoding forkhead box protein Q1-like: MKLEVFSAHHFAQKPLELCMDAEGGVPSPLSGDELGSDGDCVANSPAPVAQSGDGSKGKPYTRRPKPPYSYIALIAMAIRESSSGRLTLAEINDYLMKKFPFFRGSYTGWRNSVRHNLSLNDCFLKVLRDPSRPWGKDNYWMLNPHSEYTFADGVFRRRRKRIAKRSNKERESPDILSEDTHLSAPEERVGAKFSSSFAIDSILSTPFKRREDVDAETHAPRLYWPPGAHILPYTLSYPAQHAYLSEGAYSSSTEPSRDAFTYLQQTAPGMAPPEAALHALKMSSKARGFHIDSLLS; this comes from the coding sequence ATGAAACTTGAAGTTTTCTCTGCGCACCACTTTGCGCAGAAGCCGCTGGAGTTGTGCATGGACGCAGAGGGGGGAGTCCCGTCTCCTCTATCCGGGGACGAGCTGGGGTCGGACGGGGACTGCGTGGCCAACAGCCCGGCACCTGTCGCGCAGAGCGGCGACGGCAGCAAGGGGAAGCCCTACACTCGCAGACCCAAACCCCCTTACTCCTACATCGCCCTCATCGCCATGGCCATCCGGGAGTCCAGCAGCGGCCGCCTCACTCTGGCTGAGATCAACGACTACCTGATGAAGAAGTTCCCGTTTTTCCGCGGCAGCTACACCGGCTGGAGGAACTCGGTGCGCcacaacctgtcactcaacGACTGCTTCCTCAAAGTTCTGCGGGACCCCTCCAGGCCCTGGGGCAAGGACAACTACTGGATGCTCAACCCGCACAGCGAGTACACCTTCGCTGATGGGGTGTTCCGCCGCAGGAGGAAGCGCATCGCCAAGAGGTCCAACAAGGAGCGGGAGAGCCCGGACATCCTCAGCGAGGACACCCACCTCTCCGCCCCGGAGGAGAGGGTGGGAGCCAAATTCTCCAGCTCCTTCGCCATCGACAGCATCCTCAGCACCCCCTTCAAACGGAGAGAGGACGTTGATGCAGAGACCCACGCCCCCCGGCTCTACTGGCCCCCAGGGGCCCACATACTGCCTTACACTCTCAGCTACCCGGCACAGCACGCATACCTGTCAGAGGGGGcgtacagcagcagcacagagccCAGCAGGGATGCATTCACATACCTCCAGCAGACAGCACCGGGCATGGCCCCACCTGAGGCCGCTCTCCACGCGCTCAAGATGTCCAGCAAGGCGCGAGGTTTCCATATAGACTCTTTGCTGTCATAA